A genomic stretch from Setaria viridis chromosome 1, Setaria_viridis_v4.0, whole genome shotgun sequence includes:
- the LOC117850556 gene encoding probable carboxylesterase 2, whose amino-acid sequence MASNNTAGEGSADEVLHEFGIVRVYKSGRVERPLVAQPVASGLDAATGVESRDVQLGNYSVRLYLPPAAAAAAPRAKLPIIVYVHGGGFVAESAASPGCHRFLNRLTAACPALGVSVEYRLAPEHPLPAAYDDSLAALKWTLSAADPWVAARGDLGRVFLAGDSAGANICHYLAVHPDVIGAYQARQGQGQGEGGGARARRRLKGAVLIHPWFWGSEAVGGEPRHPAARAMGARLWLFACPGADGMDDPRMNPMAPGAPGLDTMACERVMVCAAEHDFLRWRSRAYAEAVAAARGVEGEGSVELLETEGEGHVFYVFKPDGAKAKDMLDRIVSFVNAP is encoded by the coding sequence ATGGCGTCCAACAACACCGCCGGCGAGGGCTCTGCCGACGAGGTCCTCCACGAATTCGGCATCGTCCGGGTCTACAAGAGCGGCCGCGTCGAGCGGCCCCTCGTGGCCCAGCCCGTCGCGTCGGGCCTCGACGCCGCCACGGGCGTCGAGTCCAGGGACGTCCAGCTCGGCAATTACTCCGTCCGCCTCTACCTgcccccggccgcggcggccgccgccccccgcgccaAGCTACCGATCATCGTGTAcgtccacggcggcggcttcgtgGCCGAGTCGGCCGCGTCCCCAGGCTGCCACCGTTTCCTTAACAGGCTCACGGCCGCCTGCCCGGCTCTCGGCGTCTCCGTCGAGTACCGCCTCGCGCCAGAGCACCCGCTCCCGGCGGCCTACGACGACTCCCTCGCCGCGCTCAAGTGGACGCTCTCCGCGGCCGACCCGTGGGTCGCCGCGCGCGGCGACCTCGGCCGCGTCTTCTTGGCCGGGGACAGCGCCGGCGCCAACATCTGCCACTACCTGGCCGTCCACCCCGACGTCATCGGCGCCTACCAGGCACGTCAGGGTCAGGGTcagggcgagggcggcggcgcgcgggcgcggcggaggctgAAAGGCGCCGTGCTGATCCACCCCTGGTTCTGGGGCTCGGAGGCCGTGGGCGGGGAGCCGCGCCACCCCGCGGCGCGCGCCATGGGGGCGCGGCTCTGGCTGTTCGCGTGCCCCGGCGCGGACGGCATGGACGACCCGCGGATGAACCCGATGGCGCCCGGCGCACCGGGGCTGGACACGATGGCGTGCGAGCGGGTCATGGTGTGCGCCGCGGAGCACGACTTCCTGAGGTGGCGCAGCCGGGCGtacgcggaggcggtggcggcggcgaggggcgtGGAAGGGGAGGGATCGGTGGAGCTGCTGGAGACGGAGGGCGAGGGGCACGTGTTCTATGTGTTCAAGCCCGATGGCGCCAAGGCCAAGGACATGCTCGACAGGATCGTTTCCTTCGTCAATGCTCCGTGA
- the LOC117850566 gene encoding prefoldin subunit 1, with product MADEANRAAFMELQARMIDTTGKIKQLQTQMRSKEGEKKRAYLTLEELRQLPEDTNTYKTVGKEEFCVFILEPKSVLLNEQEQKFNDSESAIASMQTSKEYLEKQLGEVENNIRELLQQDPGLARQILSMTVQ from the exons ATGGCGGACGAAGCCAACCGAGCG GCGTTCATGGAGCTGCAGGCGCGGATGATCGATACCACCGGGAAGATCAAGCAG TTACAAACCCAGATGCGTTCTAAAGAGGGGGAAAAGAAGCGTGCTTACCTCACTCTGGAGGAACTTCGCCAGTTGCCAGAGGATACCAACACCTACAAGACTGTTGGTAAGGAAGAATTTTGTGT GTTTATTTTGGAGCCAAAATCAGTTCTTTTGAACGAGCAAGAGCAAAAGTTTAATGACAGTGAGAGTGCAATAGCATCAATGCAG ACTTCCAAGGAATATCTTgagaaacagttgggagaagTGGAGAACAACATCAGAGAACTGCTTCAACAGGACCCGGGGCTTGCACGCCAGATTCTCTCAATGACTGTCCAATGA
- the LOC117850538 gene encoding uncharacterized protein isoform X1, whose product MAKTAAATVLDIAELPFSDLVLLQSPETLDDDRRRRRILDTVATELGRGGSGLLAIAEVPRVGAIRRRLLPLSRRLALMDHPTRSQLLKKHGLGSDVPLKKLDRSVSSFTKLLRHSGELALVELVNNTESMNNGFVCLEKIHNFDGSEEANGDDDMENLGELVKELGLYMIELGILIARACDIVIGGGQLEQSITDFGTAKARLIHYHSELDNIIIREKENSIKKKCSLKKVAVKPYQLGSQRSGSPCPCCIKSEEGTPKMAIKDNDPRDTSVQGQATEISLLNLWQEWHYDFGILTVLTAPLFLSGSEGEKCLVNQEYHHPDGHTHLQLCNGRKIFSVRCSPESFIVQVGEAADILSRGKLKSTLHSVSRPLGFADISRETFVVFLQPSWDKTLSYSCCYLDTEEQSSRNNETSITSNGSTGSCDEDVCMQEILEKIPPLSSRLREGMTFAEFSRQTTKQYYGGIQQNN is encoded by the exons ATggcgaagacggcggcggcgaccgtgcTGGACATCGCGGAGCTCCCCTTCTCCGACCTAGTCCTCCTCCAATCTCCCGAAACGCTAGATGatgaccgccgccgtcgccgcatcCTGGACACTGTCGCGACTGAGCTCGGCCGAGGTGGATCTGGTTTGCTGGCCATCGCCGAGGTGCCGCGCGTGGGTGCCATCCGACGGCGGCTCCTCCCGTTgtcccgccgcctcgccctcatGGACCATCCTACCCGCTCCCAGCTCCTCAAG AAGCATGGTTTGGGCAGCGACGTGCCTTTGAAGAAGCTCGATCGGTCTGTGTCCTCGTTCACGAAGCTTCTAAGGCATTCAGGTGAACTCGCCTTGGTAGAGCTGGTGAACAACACTGAAAGCATGAACAATGGTTTTGTTTGTTTGGAGAAGATACATAACTTTGATGGATCCGAAGAAGCTAATGGTGATGATGATATGGAGAATCTTGGTGAGCTCGTTAAGGAACTGGGCTTGTACATGATAGAGCTTGGGATTTTGATCGCACGAGCTTGCGACATTGTTATTGGTGGAGGCCAGTTAGAGCAGAGCATCACTGACTTTGGTACTGCAAAGGCAAGGCTCATCCACTACCACTCTGAGTTGGATAACATTATTATCAGGGAGAAGGAGAACAGTATAAAGAAGAAATGCTCGTTAAAGAAAGTGGCAGTAAAACCTTATCAACTGGGTTCTCAGAGATCCGGATCACCGTGCCCGTGCTGCATCAAGTCAGAAGAGGGGACTCCCAAAATGGCAATAAAAGATAATGATCCTAGGGATACCTCGGTTCAGGGTCAGGCTACTGAAATTTCCCTGTTGAACCTATGGCAGGAGTGGCACTATGACTTTGGAATCCTTACTGTTTTAACAGCACCATTATTCCTAAGTGGTTCTGAGGGAGAAAAATGTTTGGTCAACCAGGAATACCACCATCCTGATGGGCACACACACTTGCAGTTATGCAATGGGAGGAAGATATTCTCTGTTAGATGCTCTCCTGAGAGCTTCATTGTTCAGGTTGGAGAGGCAGCAGACATCTTGTCCAGAGGGAAACTGAAATCTACACTTCATTCGGTGAGTAGACCTTTGGGTTTTGCAGACATCAGCCGTGAGACTTTTGTAGTCTTCCTACAGCCCTCATGGGACAAAACTTTAAGTTATTCTTGTTGCTATTTAGATACTGAAGAGCAATCCAGTCGTAATAATGAGACTTCGATCACCAGTAATGGATCAACAGGCTCTTGTGATGAAGATGTATGTATGCAAGAAATTCTGGAAAAAATTCCCCCTCTATCATCAAGGCTAAGAGAAGGGATGACATTTGCAGAATTTTCTCGGCAAACAACAAAACAGTATTATGGTGGCATCCAACAGAACAATTGA
- the LOC117850538 gene encoding uncharacterized protein isoform X2, with product MAKTAAATVLDIAELPFSDLVLLQSPETLDDDRRRRRILDTVATELGRGGSGLLAIAEVPRVGAIRRRLLPLSRRLALMDHPTRSQLLKKHGLGSDVPLKKLDRSVSSFTKLLRHSGELALVELVNNTESMNNGFVCLEKIHNFDGSEEANGDDDMENLGELVKELGLYMIELGILIARACDIVIGGGQLEQSITDFGTAKARLIHYHSELDNIIIREKENSIKKKCSLKKVAVKPYQLGSQRSGSPCPCCIKSEEGTPKMAIKDNDPRDTSVQGQATEISLLNLWQEWHYDFGILTVLTAPLFLSGSEGEKCLVNQEYHHPDGHTHLQLCNGRKIFSVRCSPESFIVQVGEAADILSRGKLKSTLHSILKSNPVVIMRLRSPVMDQQALVMKMYVCKKFWKKFPLYHQG from the exons ATggcgaagacggcggcggcgaccgtgcTGGACATCGCGGAGCTCCCCTTCTCCGACCTAGTCCTCCTCCAATCTCCCGAAACGCTAGATGatgaccgccgccgtcgccgcatcCTGGACACTGTCGCGACTGAGCTCGGCCGAGGTGGATCTGGTTTGCTGGCCATCGCCGAGGTGCCGCGCGTGGGTGCCATCCGACGGCGGCTCCTCCCGTTgtcccgccgcctcgccctcatGGACCATCCTACCCGCTCCCAGCTCCTCAAG AAGCATGGTTTGGGCAGCGACGTGCCTTTGAAGAAGCTCGATCGGTCTGTGTCCTCGTTCACGAAGCTTCTAAGGCATTCAGGTGAACTCGCCTTGGTAGAGCTGGTGAACAACACTGAAAGCATGAACAATGGTTTTGTTTGTTTGGAGAAGATACATAACTTTGATGGATCCGAAGAAGCTAATGGTGATGATGATATGGAGAATCTTGGTGAGCTCGTTAAGGAACTGGGCTTGTACATGATAGAGCTTGGGATTTTGATCGCACGAGCTTGCGACATTGTTATTGGTGGAGGCCAGTTAGAGCAGAGCATCACTGACTTTGGTACTGCAAAGGCAAGGCTCATCCACTACCACTCTGAGTTGGATAACATTATTATCAGGGAGAAGGAGAACAGTATAAAGAAGAAATGCTCGTTAAAGAAAGTGGCAGTAAAACCTTATCAACTGGGTTCTCAGAGATCCGGATCACCGTGCCCGTGCTGCATCAAGTCAGAAGAGGGGACTCCCAAAATGGCAATAAAAGATAATGATCCTAGGGATACCTCGGTTCAGGGTCAGGCTACTGAAATTTCCCTGTTGAACCTATGGCAGGAGTGGCACTATGACTTTGGAATCCTTACTGTTTTAACAGCACCATTATTCCTAAGTGGTTCTGAGGGAGAAAAATGTTTGGTCAACCAGGAATACCACCATCCTGATGGGCACACACACTTGCAGTTATGCAATGGGAGGAAGATATTCTCTGTTAGATGCTCTCCTGAGAGCTTCATTGTTCAGGTTGGAGAGGCAGCAGACATCTTGTCCAGAGGGAAACTGAAATCTACACTTCATTCG ATACTGAAGAGCAATCCAGTCGTAATAATGAGACTTCGATCACCAGTAATGGATCAACAGGCTCTTGTGATGAAGATGTATGTATGCAAGAAATTCTGGAAAAAATTCCCCCTCTATCATCAAGGCTAA
- the LOC117844353 gene encoding uncharacterized protein, protein MDQMQPHAEPGHGGDAPASAQAQQAGPDKNRQQDQQPSSLNPTAARLLREAIVSQPDGDKPAAATGSSDILAFARSVDRVDSPLE, encoded by the coding sequence ATGGACCAGATGCAGCCGCACGCCGAGcccggccacggcggcgacgcgccGGCGAGCGCCCAAGCTCAGCAGGCCGGTCCAGACAAGAACCGGCAGCAGGATCAGCAGCCTTCGTCTCTGAacccgacggcggcgaggctgcTCCGCGAGGCCATCGTCTCCCAGCCGGACGGTGACaagccggcggccgcgacgggcTCCTCGGACATCCTGGCCTTCGCGCGCTCCGTCGACCGCGTCGATTCGCCCCTCGAGTGA